cactttactgattggatgtgtcaacaatctgaagcttcaataatcaataaagatgatttttatcaacagtgatcaaagtgttttcttctcattcaaagcttgtgtacttttactgtaatactgcatactacatcactcataatactgcagtacttttactgtaatactgcatactacatcactataatactgcagtacttttactgtaatactgcatactacatcactataatactgcagtacttttactgtaatactgcatactacatcattataatactgcagtacttttattgtaatactgcatactacatcactataatactgcagtacttttactgtaatactgcatactacatcactataatactgcagtacttttactataatactgcatactacatcattcataatactgcagtacttttacttgtatttgtacattgcagtattagtacttttactgcagtaaagtatctgagtacttcttccagtaCTGCTGCTGACAGTTTCTACAGagggtcatgtgactgtgaaaGGTCGACAtttatcagcagagtttctggatAAGATgaattttggttttatttgcttgtatttcaaacacaaacaacacgattcaaatatgaaatgtgttgcagtaaagttaaatgttgagcagcttttaactgagactttactgtaaatgaggaaacctttttttctgtttaggcatgaaaacaattatttcaactaattataataacatataTCAACTGATTTACAACCAACTGCAGATGAAGTGCACTTGTGTCCACTGTGGAGGCTGAAGTGTAACTATGCCACAAAATTCTTTCATACATTAGAAGACAGCTTATGACCgctatgcatgaaagggttaaacacaacaagctccactctggtGTCACATTTCATTGTTTCCTCCACTCAGAGCTACAGTTggtagatgggtgtaaccaacatgtgacgcaGCACAGAGCTGTGAGGCTGCattcagcagaaacacagaagtttagaaacaggaagtgaagctcagacagccgttgcctctgagagctgaaatggcgcaaaAAGATCAACTGGACCGAGAAACCTTCTcttgttcgatctgtctggatctactgaaggatccggtgactacttcctgtggacacagctactgtatgagctgtattcaATTacactgggatggagaggatcagaggaagatctacagctgccctcagtgcagacagaccttcacaccgaggcctgtcctgaagaaaaacaccatgttagcagctttagtggagcagctgaagaagactggaatccaagctgctcctgctgatcactgctatgctggacctgaagatgtggcctgtgatgtctgcactgggaggaagctgaaagccttcaagtcctgtctgcagtgtctgatctcttactgtgagaatcacctccagcctcactttgaatcaaccaagttaaagaaacacaagctggtggagccctcggagaaactccaggagaacatctgctctcgtcatgatgaggtgatgaagatattctgccgtacagataagaagtgtatctgttatctgtgcactatggaggatcataaaggccacaacacagtcccagctgcagcagaaaggactgagaggcagagagagctcgaggtgagtcgactaaacatccagcagagaatccaggacagagagaaagatgtgaagctgcttcaacaggaggtggaggccatCAGTCGCTCTGccgataaagcagtggaggacagtgagaagatcttcactcagctgatccgtctcctccagaaaagaagctctgatgtgaagcagcagatcagatcccagcaggaaactgaagtgagtggagtcaaagagcttcaggagaagctgcagcaggagatcactgagctgaagaggaaagacgctgaactgaagcagctctcacacacagaggatcacaaccagtttctacacaactacccctcagtgtcacaactcagtgaacctacagactcatccagcatcaatatccgtcctctcagatactttgaggatgtgacagcagctgtgtcagagctcagagataaactacaggacatcctgagggacaaatggacaaacatctcactggcagtgactgaagtggacgttttactgccaggaccagaacccaagaccagagctgggtTCTTAagatattcatgtgaaatcactctggatccaaacacagcaaacacagagctgtttttatctaaggggaacagaaaagtaaaatgtacGTTACtacaacagtcttattctagttacacagacagattcactgattcgtctcaggtcctgagtagagagagtctgactggacgttgttactgggaggtgaagtggagagggaagggagtttatgtagcagtcgcatacaagaatatcagcagagaaGGAACTGAATCTGGATTTGGACGTAATGACAAATCCTGGTCTTTACGTTGTAACGCTAACAGGTATGAtttttggttcaacaacattgAAACTCTCGTCTCAGGTCctcgttcctccagagtcggagtgtacctggatcacagagcaggtattctgtccttctacaacGTCTTtaaaaccatgactctcctccacagagtccagaccacattcactcagcctctctatgctggacttaaTGTTTATGATGGagacacagctgagttgtgtaaaccaaaatagacagaagtcatttcagacttcatgtgtcagatgttgtaattcttcatgtttttgtctccatgtttctgagctgctcagagatcagctgacatgctaatagggatattcaacactttattttactttatgtatgtatcgtttatattatcagtttctttaaatgtgactttttcctgtgtgtttttatccatggaggctctcactgctcatcaccatgtttttaaccttcactgacatttcttcagatgaaatgtgaacttctctttgttctaaatgttagtttcatgtttgtattgatgtatttgtgtctgttgtttcttaaacagagaaaacagcagaacttccttcatcacagatattttgttctcatcattttgtaaattcataaagaaatgttcaatcaaactgtaatgatcatgataataatcattaatgatgttcttgtacatagctgacattctgggttacactaactgactgtgtggatgaagtcaatctgaacatgaaatcattgatcacactttactgattggatgtgtcaacaatctgaagcttcaataatcaataaagatgatttttatcaacagtgatcaaagtgttttcttctcattcaaagcttgtgtacttttactgtaatactgcatactacatcactataatactgcagtacttttactgtaatactgcatactacatcactataatactgcagtacttttactgtaatactgcatactacatcactataatactgcagtacttttactgtaatactgcatactacatcactataatactgcagtacttttactgtaatactgcatactacatctctataatactgcagtacttttactgcaatactgcatactacatctctataatactgcagtacttttactgtaatactgcatactacatcactataatactgcagtacttttactgtaatactgcatactacatcactataatactgcagtacttttactgtaatactgcatactacatcactatagtactgcaatacttttactgtaatactgcatactacatcactataatactgcagtacttttactataatactgcatactacatcactataatactgcagtacttttactgtaatactgcatactacatcactataatactgcagtacttttactgtaatactgcatactacatcactatagtactgcaatacttttactgtaatactgcatactacatgactataatactgcagtacttttactgtaatactgcatactacatcactataatactgcagtacttttactgtaatactgcatactacatcactataatactgcagtacttttactgtaatactgcatactacatcactataatactgcagtacttttactgtaatactgcatactacatcactataatactgcagtacttttactgtaatactgcatactacatcactataatactgcagtacttttactgtaatactgcatactacatcactataatactgcagtacttttactgtaatactgcatactacatcactataatactgcagtacttttactgtaatactgcatactacatcactataatactgcagtacttttactgtaatactgcatactacatcactataatactgc
This is a stretch of genomic DNA from Scomber japonicus isolate fScoJap1 chromosome 16, fScoJap1.pri, whole genome shotgun sequence. It encodes these proteins:
- the LOC128375580 gene encoding tripartite motif-containing protein 16-like, translating into MAQKDQLDRETFSCSICLDLLKDPVTTSCGHSYCMSCIQLHWDGEDQRKIYSCPQCRQTFTPRPVLKKNTMLAALVEQLKKTGIQAAPADHCYAGPEDVACDVCTGRKLKAFKSCLQCLISYCENHLQPHFESTKLKKHKLVEPSEKLQENICSRHDEVMKIFCRTDKKCICYLCTMEDHKGHNTVPAAAERTERQRELEVSRLNIQQRIQDREKDVKLLQQEVEAISRSADKAVEDSEKIFTQLIRLLQKRSSDVKQQIRSQQETEVSGVKELQEKLQQEITELKRKDAELKQLSHTEDHNQFLHNYPSVSQLSEPTDSSSINIRPLRYFEDVTAAVSELRDKLQDILRDKWTNISLAVTEVDVLLPGPEPKTRAGFLRYSCEITLDPNTANTELFLSKGNRKVKCTLLQQSYSSYTDRFTDSSQVLSRESLTGRCYWEVKWRGKGVYVAVAYKNISREGTESGFGRNDKSWSLRCNANRYDFWFNNIETLVSGPRSSRVGVYLDHRAGILSFYNVFKTMTLLHRVQTTFTQPLYAGLNVYDGDTAELCKPK